A single window of Luteipulveratus halotolerans DNA harbors:
- a CDS encoding DUF6093 family protein, with amino-acid sequence MSTWFGDDIEAAIPELRAHAEARMVDEVLVEAKTGKTRYNPETGQDEETFEEMYRGRCRWKQNGGTGESQGVVVEGSTITLLPLELHLPVEASAGVREGMRATALTGVHDPALVGRQVWIRREHAASQTTARRLGVSEV; translated from the coding sequence GTGAGCACCTGGTTCGGCGACGACATCGAGGCCGCGATCCCCGAGCTCCGCGCGCACGCCGAGGCACGCATGGTCGACGAGGTGCTCGTCGAGGCGAAGACCGGGAAGACCCGGTACAACCCCGAGACCGGGCAGGACGAGGAAACCTTCGAGGAGATGTACCGCGGCCGGTGCCGGTGGAAACAGAACGGCGGCACCGGCGAAAGCCAGGGCGTCGTCGTCGAAGGGTCCACGATCACGCTCCTGCCCCTGGAGCTGCACCTGCCTGTCGAGGCGTCGGCCGGGGTGCGTGAGGGGATGCGCGCGACGGCGCTGACCGGCGTGCACGACCCGGCGCTGGTCGGCCGCCAGGTGTGGATCCGCCGCGAGCACGCGGCATCGCAGACGACCGCTCGCCGCCTGGGCGTCTCGGAGGTGTGA